The following coding sequences lie in one Sorghum bicolor cultivar BTx623 chromosome 6, Sorghum_bicolor_NCBIv3, whole genome shotgun sequence genomic window:
- the LOC8064486 gene encoding beta-glucosidase 16, producing MATARAIAAAAAVLVAALLAPAARGVDRGEFPPGFLFGAATSAYQIEGAYLEDGKGLCNWDVFTHTHTGAIMDGRTGDVADDHYHRYMGDVEILQSLGVNAYRFSISWARILPRGRLGGVNAGGIAFYNRLIDALLQKGIQPFVTLNHFDMPHELDVRYVGWLGAGIRDEFEYYADVCFAAFGDRVRFWTTFNEPNLSTKFQYMLGVYPPRHCSPPFGSCNSGNSHREPYVAAHNIIMSHAAAVRNYKESYQAKQGGSIGIVTAMKWYEPLTNTTEDILAARRAQSFETEWFLDPIFFGDYPRAMREILQSNLPTFTAEEKKLLLQYKPDFIGLNHYTAIYAKDCIHSPCNLQTYEGNAFVLATGEKDGVKIGRDTALSGFYDVPEAIEPAIMFVNGRYKDTPVYITENGFSQWSDANREGLINDVARKNYLQGYVTCLSKAVRNGANVRGYFVWTLLDNFEWTFGYTVRFGLYHVDYDTQERTPRMSATWYQGFLTAGNTSLVTHEDEAQARRADA from the exons ATGGCCACGGCGAGAGCCATTGCCGCAGCGGCGGCCGTGTTGGTGGCGGCGCTCCTCGCGCCGGCCGCGCGCGGGGTCGATCGCGGCGAGTTCCCGCCGGGGTTCCTCTTCGGCGCCGCGACGTCGGCGTACCAG ATTGAAGGCGCGTACCTGGAGGACGGCAAGGGCCTCTGCAACTGGGATGTCTTCACCCACACACACA CTGGAGCGATCATGGACGGACGCACTGGGGACGTAGCTGACGACCACTACCATCGCTACATG GGAGATGTGGAGATCCTGCAATCGCTGGGCGTCAACGCCTACAGATTCTCCATCTCATGGGCGAGGATTCTACCAA GAGGCCGGCTTGGTGGCGTCAATGCAGGTGGGATAGCCTTCTACAACCGCCTGATTGATGCGCTCCTGCAGAAAGGGATCCAGCCATTCGTGACTCTGAACCATTTCGACATGCCGCACGAGCTGGACGTCCGATACGTGGGCTGGCTGGGCGCTGGGATCCG GGACGAGTTCGAGTACTACGCGGACGTCTGCTTCGCGGCGTTCGGCGACCGGGTGAGGTTCTGGACGACGTTCAACGAGCCCAACCTGTCCACCAAGTTCCAGTACATGCTGGGCGTGTACCCTCCCAGACACTGCTCGCCGCCGTTCGGCAGCTGCAACAGCGGCAACTCGCACCGGGAGCCGTACGTCGCCGCGCACAACATCATCATGTCCCACGCCGCTGCCGTCCGCAACTACAAGGAGAGCTACCAG GCGAAGCAGGGCGGCTCCATCGGGATCGTGACCGCCATGAAATGGTACGAGCCGCTGACGAATACCACGGAGGACATTCTGGCGGCGCGACGCGCGCAGTCTTTCGAAACCGAGTG GTTTTTGGACCCAATATTTTTCGGTGATTACCCGAGAGCGATGCGAGAGATCTTGCAATCAAACTTGCCAACCTTCACCGCGGAGGAGAAGAAGCTGCTGCTACAATACAAGCCGGATTTCATCGGGCTGAATCATTACACGGCGATTTACGCTAAGGACTGCATCCATTCCCCGTGCAACCTTCAGACATACGAAGGGAACGCGTTTGTCTTGGCGACCGGGGAAAAGGACGGGGTGAAGATCGGGAGAGAT ACGGCGCTGTCAGGTTTCTACGATGTCCCAGAAGCCATAGAGCCGGCTATCATGTTTGTGAACGGGAGGTACAAGGACACGCCGGTGTATATCACTGAGAACG GTTTCTCACAATGGAGTGATGCCAACAGGGAAGGGCTGATCAACGACGTGGCAAGAAAGAACTACCTGCAGGGCTACGTCACATGCCTATCCAAAGCAGTCAG GAACGGAGCAAACGTGCGGGGCTACTTCGTGTGGACGCTCCTGGACAACTTCGAGTGGACGTTCGGTTACACCGTGAGGTTCGGCCTGTACCACGTCGACTACGACACCCAGGAGAGGACGCCCCGGATGTCTGCGACGTGGTACCAGGGCTTCCTCACCGCAGGCAACACCAGCCTGGTGACCCACGAAGACGAAGCGCAGGCACGGAGAGCAGAcgcgtga